ATGAATCCTAATTATGTCTGTTAGAAATTTCACAATTACTGAATAACgaatttttgaaataagggagaattttgaatttcaaattggaACAATAGATGTATGTTGTCGTACGTAAATCAATGTTATGAATATAGTAATTTTACAATATGTAATGATGTTAGGCAGTTGTTTAGAATTCTGATAATTAACTATTCTGATGTGGCATTCAACATTCCTATGATTCTGAATGCATATGTACGTTCCCACCTTGACAAAGAATAATTAAATACTTTAACACTTCTTCTAGTTTCTTATTAGTAGAGACCAAATAATTGATTGCCTGAATTtgtaaaatactaataactattACTCCATTTTCTGGAGGCAAACAGTTTAACGAAAAATTCAATAATGgcgttatttttatttatttttaatattgattCGATAGTTGTATGGAGAATTCTGGAATATGTTGTCttttataatcttttattttatttaagtgGTGCGTAAATTTTATTATGAAAGCTTCGTACAGGACAATTTGGATGTTGTCATTTCGGATGTTgtcttttaataataataataataataaattttaaaatattcttttattgaaattatatatgtaagattcgttaatcaccaaagtggtcgaatctttatgaaattaatttcaaaataaagattaagtttaaattaattactcattaattttGATGCTTATAACTGATTTAacaattatggataaattaaaaattttggttataagacatttgtggatcacccaaaggttgattgtttgttcgtatgaccaataaatattaaggacataattttgatgtatcgttaattttatttatttatccaaagataataaatattattaattgatgcattaaatattATCGATTTGTGTTAAATACATttttaagcatcattatgtttaaagttgtattttgatgtttcgcccaaaggaaaacatcaatatacatttaagtaattatttctgaatttgataatgtgtttCAACTAGTAACTCAAAGTATTGATAAATGAGCATGTTCTACTTGCAGCACTTGCCCTTCATTCACACTCTGCCTCTGTTACAACTTTTAATGGACTTAACTTTTAAGATTGGTGCGAACAGATCAAATTCCATCTTGGggttttagatcttgatgttgCACTTTACTCTGAAAAGTCAACTGCTATTACTGAAGCTAGCAGTGATAAAGAAAAGTCCAATTATAAGCACTGGAATCGTTCTAACAGATTAGGCTTAATGTTCATGCGAATGAATAATGCGGGCAACATTAAGACTACTCTTCCCAAAACTGAAAGTGCAAAAGAGCTTCTAAAACTTATGGAAGAGTCTTCTCAAACTGTTGATAAGTCTCTTGCTAGGACACTAATGGGTACTGTGATCACcatgaagtttgatggttcacatactatgcatgagcatgTCATTGAAATAACAAACATAGCAGCGAGACTTAAGTCTTTGGGATTGGAAGTGGAACAAAATTTTCTTGTGCAGTTCATCATCAACTCATTACCGTCTGAGTATAgtcctttccaaatgaactacaaCACCATGAGATAAATGGAATGTGCATAAATTGCATGGTATGTTAGTTCAAAAGGAAATAAGGCTGAAGAATTAAGGAACCCATTCCattaattatgtaaatcatcaaggagctgaaaaaaaaggaaaaaagcatggtaagggacaacagaagcaacttaatgttaatgagtcctcatctcaaGTACGTAAGAAAGAAAACAAGAGTAGGAAGTGTCATTTCTGTGGAAAATCTGAACACTTTCAGAAAGATTGcctgaaacgtaaggcatggtttgagaagaaaggtaagtcttgtgcttttacatgtctagaatcaaatttaactgaagtttcttataatacttggtggattg
The sequence above is a segment of the Capsicum annuum cultivar UCD-10X-F1 unplaced genomic scaffold, UCD10Xv1.1 ctg71132, whole genome shotgun sequence genome. Coding sequences within it:
- the LOC124894186 gene encoding uncharacterized protein LOC124894186, with amino-acid sequence IKFHLGVLDLDVALYSEKSTAITEASSDKEKSNYKHWNRSNRLGLMFMRMNNAGNIKTTLPKTESAKELLKLMEESSQTVDKSLARTLMGTVITMKFDGSHTMHEHVIEITNIAARLKSLGLEVEQNFLVQFIINSLPSEYSPFQMNYNTMR